The nucleotide sequence GACTTTAGATCGGCAAAGGGATTATAGGTTGCTGCACCAACATCTTTTTGCGCGTCTTCCCCCGCCACAACGGTTGTACCGTACTGCTCGGCTTCAGTGTACTTCGAGTGTTCGTGGTCATGGCAATACAGACACAACAACTCCCAGTTGCTACCATCTTCCGGGTTATTGGTATGGTCGTGATCGATATGGTGAACCGTTAATTCGCGTAGGTTTGAATAAACAAACTCCCGTGAGCAGCGTCCACACACCCATGAATAGATTTTTAGTGCTTTCTCACGGTAACCGCTTTCCAGCCGCGAGTAGTTTTTTGGGATAAAAGCCATTGCCGATGCCACCTGTTATAAAGAGGTAATTTTACAATATATCCCATATATGGAACAGAAAGAGACTGTTCGTCGTAGTCCGTTTTCGCTGTGAGTTCAACGGGTCGATGCAACGCTATCCTTAAACGAGGAGGCGTTGCCATGAAACGAAGAACGCGTATTAACTACACGCCAGAACAGAAAGCGATTATCTGGGACCGATATAAGCAAGGTGATTGCTTGCATGATATTGCCAGAATGTTCGACAGATATCATTCTTCTATCATGCCCACTATCCACCAGACTGGTGGGTATCGTCCCCCCTGTCCGAAAGCGGCACCGGTTAGCGCTTTCGCTCGATGAAAGAGAGGAGATATCCAGAGGGCTGGTAGCAAAACGTAGCATTAGGGACATAGCTGACAAATGGGCCAGAAACGGATAAAGGCCAAACATTCAGCATTCGATGCAACGGTGGCAACAAAATGCTTGTCATTGCATCAGCGCAAGGCCATAATGGCGCCCGCTTGCACGGCATGAGAAAGAGCATGATTTATCATGTAGTTATCTTAAATACCGATGAATGAGCGTTTCAATTTGCGACCGTAGCTCAGTTGGTTAGAGCACCACCTTGACATGGTGGGGGTCGGTGGTTCGAGTCCACTCGGTCGCACCATTCCATGCTCGATAGACATACGCTAATGTCTATCGTGTCTTGACAAGAAGAGCGTTGTTATCTTCTTTCATTCCAGTGAAATCTGTCTAAACTCGCCCAAATCCAGGGATTTTAAGTCCACGTTTACGTCTATCCTGAATACAGGTGAATTCGATTTCAGATTGTGGCTGGTTAACCGCACTAAACTTATGGAATAAGTACCATTGTTCGTATGGCAGAACGAGATTCAAGTCGGCGATGCGCGTCTTCTGCGCTTTCCAGTGGCAGCGCCAGTGGTGGCTCGATTTTAACGCCACCGGATGCAATCACATCAAACAACGCGCGAGGCTTCTTCTGGGGTCATGTGAATATACGGCCACAGTGGATCATATTGGCCCATATCGAGAGCAACCAGGTCAAAGCGTTTAAAGCGAGCAGCGATGTCCTTATAGTGAGGACCATACCCGCTGTCGCCACTTAACAGAATGCGCTTGCTGCCGGATTCAATAACGTATCCAGTCCAAAGCGTTTTATTGGCTGTCAGCGCTCGACCAGAATAGTGACGAGCAGGAATGGAATAAAATAACAGGATCATCACGAAAATGAATTTTCTTTTTTTAATAGCCATACTATTTACAACCTACAGAGATAAAGCGTTCCGCGCTTCCCTGTTGCCATCGGTTCCATACTCTTGCGGCCAACAACCCATCCTAGCGCTTCCAGACGGGAGGCGACAAGTTCATAGGTTGAGCTGACGATATTACGATCCGTCCCTTTTGCCGGTGCTGTCCATCGCTCGACCTGTAATCGGCCATCGACTGAACTGATCATATGGCAAATAACTTTAGGTCTCATACGGGTGTGCCTATCTTTAAACTCCTGACGCTAAATCCAGACATTATTTATATTCAACGACGGCTATATTCATTTTCACGCTGTTATTTTTTGTCAGCCACGCAAAATAAGCGGAGCCAAGCAATAAAATCAGGCCGAATGCGAAAGGGCTCCACCACCCCACTGAGTCAAAAAGAACGCCGCCCAAACCGGCCCCTAGCGTGATGGCGGCCTGAATCACTGCCACCATCAGACCACCACCGGCTTCAGCATCATGAATGAGATAACAGCCAGAGGGACGACAATGAAAAATGAACCACGCCAGCCAATATACTGACCGAGAAAGCTTCCGAGCGGTGCCGCTATCGTCGCTGCCAAGGCATTCCCGCCGTTAATCAACGCCAGCCCCTTTGCCATTGCATGCGCGGGGACAAGGCGCATTACCGTCGCCGTGGACATCGACCAGAATCCCCCAATCGCCACCCCCAGCAAGGCTCGCCCCGCCATAAACATCACGCCATTCGACGCAAACGTGACCATCAAACCAGAGATAGTGAGAAGGAAGGTAAAACCGACCAGCACTTTTTTACGATCCAGATGACCCGTCAACGGCGTATTCAACAGGCTCGTTATAACGGCGAAGAAACCGGAAATGGAAATAGCCTGGCCTGCTTGTCCCTGACTAATCGCCAGATCCTGAGCAATAGGCGTGAGAAGGCTGACAGGCATAAATTCAGAGGCGATAAGTACAACCACGCCCAGCGCCATTGAAAAAACAGCCCCCCATGCCAGGTGATGGGTTGGCCTGCCTGATATTGTTGTCTTATTTGATACCTGCATTATGTCGTCTCGTTTTCAAACTATGTGCAGATACTAATTCACCGAGAGTGCTTTGATTAGATAAGGCAATTGACATGCACTTATGAAAAAAATTCAGCAATAAAAAAACGTCAGATATCGGCCGGGCAATCACATCATGCGTCTGTCACCAAAGCCCATGCTTCCCTCTCTATGGATAACGGATTGATGTACGTTGAGTGGCGGGCTCTCAGGAAGAACGGGAAACGCAATTCGGATGATTTATGCGCGTAAAAGATAAAAAGTCAGTCCGGTTTTTATCGCCGGACGACTTTTTAAAATGACGACATCCATAATGTCATGCATATATTTTTTCCTTGCCAGGGAAAAGGGATATATATTTTATATTGCTACCCTTATTTATAAACCTTTGCAATACCCGTGAGGGCGTCATTACCGCTGACAGATATCACTTTAAATGATTTGGCACCCACCCTTTCCGCTTTTTCCTGCAGTAATTGGGTCACATCATCAACGGATGAGCCACCATCCACTCGAATAAGTGCATGATTTTCACTATGGTGATCGAAACGGGTCTGGTAACGCCGCTTCTCCTCGATTCATTCCGTCGCTTGCTTGCTCTGCTTGACGAACCAGAGGCGATTCCTGTTCTCGCTCCTTTAATGAAAAAAGAAATTCATTATCGGCTGATCAAAAGCGATCAGGCACAAAGGCTGTGTGAAATAGCGTCTATTGAATCACATGGGTATCGCATCGCTAAAGCCATTGACTGGATGAAACTGAATTATACCAGTGCAATAAAAATCGATGCGCTTGCCGCCAAAGCCCAGATGAGCCGGCCAAGTTTTCATCACCATTTCAAGCAACTTACCTCAATGAGCCCAATTCAGTACCAGAAATGGCTCAGGCTTAATGAAGCGAAACGTTTGATGTTAAATGAGCGTCTTGATGCGGCCACCGCGTCCTACCGTGTCGGTTACGAAAGCCCCTCTCAGTTTAGCCGCGAGTACAATCGGTTATTCGGTTCTCCCCCCAAAAAGGACATTACTAGTCTCAAGGGTAAATAATTTATGGTGAAATAGATCTGTCAGTCTTGATCTCTCTTCCTGGATAATGGCTTCAATAGTACTGACCACCTAAGGATTTTTTATCCTCTTGGGTAATACTTGTTTATTTGTGAAAAATATTCAGTGATGAGGTTTCATAACCATGAATGACATCTTGGCCTTCCTTGCGGTCGCAAAAGAACAAAGTTTTACCCGTGCTTCCACTCGACTCGGCGTAAGTCCTTCAGCACCCAGCCATACCATCCGTAATCTGGAAGAACGGCTTGGGGTACGTTTGCTCACCCGTACCACCCGTAATAAGGGTATGTAGCCGATACCGTCAGTAAAACAGAATAATCGGCCATTTCCTCTTTAGAAACCCGGCAACTGAAAGATAACCCATTTGCGTGGAGGCAAATTCAACATTTTACGCAGCATTGCCATGTCCCTGACCCAGGTCTGATTCAGGCATAAAAAGCGGGCAGGGTACCCTGCCCGTTTTCATACCGGGCTTACGCTTAGCTTATTTAAAGATTTTCTGCACAAATTCGATATACGCTGGACGCCAGACATCCATTTCATGCCCCAAACCGGGATGTTGCCGGTAGTCGAATTTCACGCCGTTCTGTTCCAGTTGCGCTTTCAACCCGGCGATATCCTTGCCGGTCACCGTATCCTTCTCACCCACCGCCACGGTGAAATTGCGCAGTTGCTGATTGATGCCGGCGCCGTTGACCAACTGCGCCGTGACCTGAGCGTTCGGCACCGTTTCGGTGGTCACGCCGCTGAAGGTCGCCAGCCAGCCGAAGTGCTCCAGATGGCTCATCCCGGACACCAGCGCCTGATAACCGCCTTGCGACAGCCCGGCCAGCGCCCGGCCGTCGGCATCGCGCCGTACACTAAACCGCTCGCTGACCAGCGGAATAATCTCATGGATCAGCTCACGATCGGCCGCCGCCGCGTTACGCGGATAGAACGTCTTACGCCGCTCTTTCGGCGCGAAATCCTCCGCAACGGCATCGGCGACATCGGTTTCGGTATCCGGGATCACCACCAGCATCGGCGCGATCTTTTTCTCCGCCAGCAGGTTATCCATGATTTGCGGAATGCGACCCTGCGTAACGGCGGAATCACCGGCATCGCCGAACCCGTGGTAGAAATACAGCACCGGCAGCGGCTTGCCGCTACCGGTGTAACTCGGCGGCGTCCAGACATAGACCTGCCGTTCCGCGTTCAGCGACGCCGAGTGATATGTGACGATGCGTAGTTCGCCATGCGGCACCGCCCGGGTATCCAGCACGCTGCCCGGCACCAGAATCATGCTGGTGTTGACCTGACGCTGTGGTTTGGGCAACGCCGATCCAGTATCAATGCTGCGAAAGCCATCCACATTAAAGAAGTATTCATACAGATTGGGGCGCTGCGGCTCGCTGCGCCACGACCAGACGCCCAGATCGTTTTTCGTCATCGGGTGCGCCACCCAGGTTTCCGGCGTCGCGCCGGTCACCACGCTCACCGTGTTGGCATCCGGCGCAAACAGCCGGAAAGTAATGCTGTTATCCGCGTTAACCTGCGACAAATAGTGCCGGGTCGCCACGTCGGCGCGCGGCAACGCCGGGATAGCGCCCGATGCGGCCAACACCGCCAGCGGCGCGGATAAACTCAGTGCGGAAAGTAACAGGCACAGACAGGTTTTCCTGGTTTTCATTCTCGACCTCTTTTTTATTGGTTCAGGGTAAAAACGGCGGGCTGTGTCATGTGGCTCACCACCAGACCTCAGCCTGAACGCCGGCGGTAAATTGATTTTTCTTGCTATCGGCAAAGATGAACTGGTCCAGTTCGTTATCCAGCACCCGGATATAGGTGCCGTAGAAGCGGATTTCCGGACGGGAAGCCAACATGCTGGTGTCGACCTTGATGGTGTGGAACAGCGTGGTTTTATAGCCTGACTCGGTGAAATACTTCCCGGCCTGATCCTTATTGGTCTGGCTGAAATAGCCGAGCTCAACGCCGCTCTGGTTGTAATTGCTCCAGATGTAGGCCGGTCTGACCACCGCGCGCACGCTGTCGAAATCGGTATGGGCGCCGGTGTCATAGCTGTAGACATCCTGCCCGCGGGTATACACCAGCGCGTTAGCCATGATCACATCCGGGCGCAGATACATCTCCCCCTGCGAAATCAGACGCAGCGCCGTGCCGCCGCTGTGGTCGCCGTAGTATTTACCGTTCACCGCCACAAACGGGCTGGACCCGGCGTAGCGCGCCAGGCTGCTGGCAATGGAGTTATTGGCCAGTTGCGCGGTGAACTCATTAAACCCGTTATTCGCCAATGCCTGGCGCAGCACCACGCCGCCCAGCCACGAGTCCTTCATCGGAAAATAGTTGTTATTGGCTTCATTGTTTTTCTGGGCGTCGTTTTTATTCGCCATCGCATATTTTCCCAACACCATCAGACTGGCGCCGTTCCATAACGGAATGCCCTTATAGCGCGCTTCCACCGCGTTGGTATTCATCTGCTGATATTTAGTCAGGTCGCGGTTATAAACATCGATATCCTCACGGGTCAGCGCCACATCGATAGAGCCGGCGCCCGCGTTGATATTTTCTACCCCCACGCTGGCGGAAGAATCGGTTTTATTGCTCTTCCAGTCCAGCATCTGAATTTCATACACCGGCAACGCATGCTTGCCGACCCAGAAATCCGCCTCCGGCGCAAACGGCAGGAACCCTGTGGTGGTGAGATAAATATCCGAGAACTGCAATTTGTTTTCATTGTTACTGTCTTCGCCAAACCAGCCGCCGGAATAGGACTGCCCAACGTTGCCGTCCAGCTTTATCACCCCATAGGCGGACTTACCGTCTTTGTTGAATACCCGTTGTTTGAAGATAAGGTCATACCAACTGGTGTGTTCATTGCCGAATCGCCCCAGTGAACCAATGGCCCAGGACTTGGGCGACCCTTGCGAACCGGTAGCCCAGCCGGAACGGAAATAGCCGGAATAGGTAAAACCAATATCCTCTTTTACATACTGGCTAAGCTCATGCAATGTCATGGACGCACGGCTGTCGGCATTATGTTTATTACTCGCGCCGGCGGCGGAATTATCCCTGACAACGGTGATAGCTTTATTTTTCTTCTCTTGTTCTTTATAACGCTGTAATTCCTGTTTAGTTTCCTGTAAATCTTTTTCCAGCGCCGCCAGTCGCTGTTCAATCGTTAATGATGCCGCAGTAGAGATAAACGATGCCGGATAAAGCAGGCTGGCTATCACCAGATAGCTATTTTTTATTTTCATATTTACTTTCCCGTCGGATAAATAAAAAAATTCGCACCAGCCAATTAACGGCGAGCGTCAACACCCTGCAAATATCATTATTCGCAGGTTGATTTAAAAAATACTCACCCCATCAGACATTAAGTTGCAGGCGCATTGTTTTCCTGCAACTCAAATTATTTTTGGTATATTAGCGTGTCAGCGTTTTTCCGTGACTGGCAATAACCGATTGATACCAGTAAAAACTCTTTTTACGTCGCCGTTCCAGCGACCCCTGGCCGGCATCGTCGCGATCGACATAAATAAAGCCGTAGCGTTTGGACATTTCCGCTTTCGAGGCGCTGACCAAGTCAATCGGCCCCCAACAGGTATATCCCAGCACCTCAACGCCATCGGCGATGGCTTCGCCAACCTGCACCAGATGATCATTCAGATAGCGGATACGATAATCGTCGTGAATGTCGCCATTCTCGTCGACCTTATCTTTAGCGCCCAGACCATTCTCGACAATAAACAGCGGCTTTTGATAACGGTCGTACAGGAAATTCAGCAAATAACGCAGCCCCAGCGGGTCAATCTGCCAGCCCCATTCAGAACTCTCCAGATACGGGTTCGGCACCATATTCAAAATATTGCCGCGCGTTTTTTCGAGTTGCGCTTCATCGGTGCTGACGCAACCGGTCATGTAATAACTAAAGGAAATAAAATCGACGGTGGATGTCAGATCCTGCGTATCCTGCGCCGTTATATTCAGCGTAATACCCTGTTCCCGGAAATACCGCTGCATATACCCCGGATACGCGCCGCGCACCTGCACATCGCCGAAGAACAGCCATTCCCGGTTCTGGCGCAGGCTTTCCATCACCTCTTCCGGCTTGCTGGTCAGCGGATACAGCATCGCTCCCAGCAGCATGTTGCCGATTT is from Dickeya dianthicola NCPPB 453 and encodes:
- a CDS encoding alpha/beta hydrolase, with amino-acid sequence MKTRKTCLCLLLSALSLSAPLAVLAASGAIPALPRADVATRHYLSQVNADNSITFRLFAPDANTVSVVTGATPETWVAHPMTKNDLGVWSWRSEPQRPNLYEYFFNVDGFRSIDTGSALPKPQRQVNTSMILVPGSVLDTRAVPHGELRIVTYHSASLNAERQVYVWTPPSYTGSGKPLPVLYFYHGFGDAGDSAVTQGRIPQIMDNLLAEKKIAPMLVVIPDTETDVADAVAEDFAPKERRKTFYPRNAAAADRELIHEIIPLVSERFSVRRDADGRALAGLSQGGYQALVSGMSHLEHFGWLATFSGVTTETVPNAQVTAQLVNGAGINQQLRNFTVAVGEKDTVTGKDIAGLKAQLEQNGVKFDYRQHPGLGHEMDVWRPAYIEFVQKIFK
- a CDS encoding MBL fold metallo-hydrolase, with product MAIKKRKFIFVMILLFYSIPARHYSGRALTANKTLWTGYVIESGSKRILLSGDSGYGPHYKDIAARFKRFDLVALDMGQYDPLWPYIHMTPEEASRVV
- a CDS encoding MFS transporter, whose amino-acid sequence is MQVSNKTTISGRPTHHLAWGAVFSMALGVVVLIASEFMPVSLLTPIAQDLAISQGQAGQAISISGFFAVITSLLNTPLTGHLDRKKVLVGFTFLLTISGLMVTFASNGVMFMAGRALLGVAIGGFWSMSTATVMRLVPAHAMAKGLALINGGNALAATIAAPLGSFLGQYIGWRGSFFIVVPLAVISFMMLKPVVV
- a CDS encoding YdgH/BhsA/McbA family protein is translated as MDGGSSVDDVTQLLQEKAERVGAKSFKVISVSGNDALTGIAKVYK
- a CDS encoding carbohydrate porin, with product MKIKNSYLVIASLLYPASFISTAASLTIEQRLAALEKDLQETKQELQRYKEQEKKNKAITVVRDNSAAGASNKHNADSRASMTLHELSQYVKEDIGFTYSGYFRSGWATGSQGSPKSWAIGSLGRFGNEHTSWYDLIFKQRVFNKDGKSAYGVIKLDGNVGQSYSGGWFGEDSNNENKLQFSDIYLTTTGFLPFAPEADFWVGKHALPVYEIQMLDWKSNKTDSSASVGVENINAGAGSIDVALTREDIDVYNRDLTKYQQMNTNAVEARYKGIPLWNGASLMVLGKYAMANKNDAQKNNEANNNYFPMKDSWLGGVVLRQALANNGFNEFTAQLANNSIASSLARYAGSSPFVAVNGKYYGDHSGGTALRLISQGEMYLRPDVIMANALVYTRGQDVYSYDTGAHTDFDSVRAVVRPAYIWSNYNQSGVELGYFSQTNKDQAGKYFTESGYKTTLFHTIKVDTSMLASRPEIRFYGTYIRVLDNELDQFIFADSKKNQFTAGVQAEVWW
- the yajD gene encoding HNH nuclease YajD, whose product is MAFIPKNYSRLESGYREKALKIYSWVCGRCSREFVYSNLRELTVHHIDHDHTNNPEDGSNWELLCLYCHDHEHSKYTEAEQYGTTVVAGEDAQKDVGAATYNPFADLKSMLNKKK
- a CDS encoding glycoside hydrolase family 1 protein, producing MSNPFPAHFLWGGAIAANQVEGAYLTDGKGLSTSDLQPKGIFGDIVTRQPGDSGIKDVAIDFYHRYPQDIALFAEMGFTCLRISIAWTRIFPQGDEAEPNEAGLAFYDRLFDELAKHGIQPLVTLSHYEMPYGLVAKHGGWGNRLTIDCFERYARTVFARYRHKVKRWLTFNEINMSLHAPFTGVGLPPDSDNAAIYQAIHHQLVASARAVKACHDMIPDAQIGNMLLGAMLYPLTSKPEEVMESLRQNREWLFFGDVQVRGAYPGYMQRYFREQGITLNITAQDTQDLTSTVDFISFSYYMTGCVSTDEAQLEKTRGNILNMVPNPYLESSEWGWQIDPLGLRYLLNFLYDRYQKPLFIVENGLGAKDKVDENGDIHDDYRIRYLNDHLVQVGEAIADGVEVLGYTCWGPIDLVSASKAEMSKRYGFIYVDRDDAGQGSLERRRKKSFYWYQSVIASHGKTLTR